One window from the genome of Anolis sagrei isolate rAnoSag1 chromosome 4, rAnoSag1.mat, whole genome shotgun sequence encodes:
- the LEPROT gene encoding leptin receptor gene-related protein, with protein sequence MAGIKALVLLSFTGVIGLTFLMLGCALERYGVYWPLFVLIFYFISPIPHFIAKRVSDDTDAASSACIELAYFFTTGIVVSAFGFPIILARVELIKWGACALVLAGNAVIFLTVLGFFVLFGRGDDFSWEQW encoded by the exons ATGGCGGGCATCAAAG CCTTGGTTTTGTTGTCATTTACTGGCGTCATTGGCCTGACATTTCTTATGTTGGGATGTGCCCTAGAACGTTATGG GGTCTACTGGCCATTGTTTGTCTTGATATTCTACTTCATAAGCCCCATTCCCCACTTCATTGCAAAAAGAGTCAGTGACGACACGGATGCTGCAAGCAGTGCCTGCATAGAACTTGCATATTTTTTCACCACAGGAATTGTGGTTTCTGCCTTTGGATTTCCTATCATTCTTGCCCGTGTTGAACTG ATCAAGTGGGGAGCTTGTGCCCTTGTGCTGGCTGGCAACGCTGTGATTTTCCTTACTGTTCTAggcttttttgttctttttggcaGAGGAGATGATTTTTCCTGGGAACAGTGGTAG